One part of the Rutidosis leptorrhynchoides isolate AG116_Rl617_1_P2 chromosome 1, CSIRO_AGI_Rlap_v1, whole genome shotgun sequence genome encodes these proteins:
- the LOC139866643 gene encoding beta-1,6-galactosyltransferase GALT29A-like, which produces MMKRMARPIYKVLFVFVFVAIAAALYLRMVVSVANEKLFITNNEGRTRKLPPIFNRTLLAFATVDLADDALTRDVEELVDADFPSAKSLRQLAFLSKGRYCLNIGASSTPEGPMDLMSPDFYKLWLKVRGHLLAWWQNRQFKPDVISNMVLESGKKYKTCAVVGNSGILLKTNLGDFIDRHEFVIRLNNARITTYERFVGSKTSLSFMNSNILHFCSRRQGCFCHPYGENVPIMLYMSQPVHFVDYVVCNSSHKAPLIITDPQLDVLCARIVKYYSVKRFMKETGKSLDEWASAHGGVEFHYSSGMQAIMVALGICDQVDIFGFGKSDSAKHHYHTVQRSELGLHHYEAEYDLYEDIVNWPEAVPFVSTEFKFPPVRIYR; this is translated from the coding sequence ATGATGAAGCGGATGGCTCGCCCAATCTATAAAGTATTGTTTGTTTTTGTGTTTGTTGCAATAGCTGCAGCGCTATATCTAAGGATGGTTGTTTCCGTGGCAAATGAAAAACTGTTCATCACTAATAACGAAGGTAGAACACGAAAGCTTCCCCCGATATTCAACCGAACTTTGTTGGCGTTTGCTACGGTCGATTTAGCTGATGATGCATTGACACGAGACGTGGAAGAGTTAGTGGACGCGGATTTTCCAAGCGCTAAATCTCTTCGCCAACTTGCATTTTTATCTAAAGGTCGATATTGCTTGAATATCGGTGCAAGTTCTACCCCCGAGGGTCCCATGGACCTCATGTCCCCGGACTTTTATAAACTCTGGTTAAAAGTCCGGGGACATCTGCTTGCCTGGTGGCAAAATCGCCAGTTCAAGCCAGATGTAATCTCAAACATGGTCCTGGAATCCGGAAAGAAGTACAAGACGTGTGCGGTTGTAGGTAATAGTGGCATCTTACTCAAAACCAATCTAGGCGACTTTATCGATAGGCACGAGTTTGTGATCCGGTTAAACAATGCAAGAATCACCACTTACGAGCGATTCGTGGGCTCAAAAACAAGTCTTTCGTTCATGAATAGCAACATTCTACATTTTTGCTCGCGTAGACAAGGTTGTTTTTGTCACCCGTACGGAGAAAACGTGCCTATAATGTTGTACATGTCACAACCGGTTCATTTTGTTGATTACGTTGTGTGTAATTCATCTCACAAGGCGCCGTTGATAATAACTGATCCACAACTCGATGTATTATGTGCACGAATAGTTAAGTACTATTCGGTAAAAAGGTTTATGAAAGAAACCGGAAAGTCATTAGATGAATGGGCTTCTGCTCATGGGGGAGTCGAATTCCATTATTCGTCTGGTATGCAAGCGATTATGGTTGCGTTAGGGATTTGCGATCAAGTTGATATTTTTGGTTTTGGGAAATCGGATTCAGCTAAACATCATTATCATACGGTTCAGAGAAGCGAGCTTGGTTTGCACCATTACGAGGCGGAGTATGATCTATACGAAGATATTGTAAATTGGCCTGAAGCCGTTCCTTTTGTTTCTACTGAGTTCAAGTTTCCTCCTGTTAGAATCTATAGATGA
- the LOC139890733 gene encoding uncharacterized protein: MKNLWLLNTTLDIKKCLKRKRLDAFIKSQHGALDKFVEKKTHVCSEDQPGGDNNVVSGDFEDVNLNHEGVDHVNIEIVSDGDGDSDSDNHGNSDNDHDGIADGDNNEDGGDDECDSEDWLPELPCSNKGKINSSLTHGYLRSCPISLGAGRSRGSRDTRVRIRVGSWNVGTLTSKSRELVDTLLKSNVDILCVQETRWRGEEAVDIDDYRLWFSSSRVARNGVGILIGPLYKDNIVGVDRCSDRIMSVRVVIQEETYMVICAYAPHAGLGDDEKSRFWEALDEVVRSCPTDHRLVIGGDLNGHIGTISDGYTGVHGGFGYGVRNEGRSILEFAVAHDLVVANSFFRKTEAQLATFHSGGHSTQIDYLLLRKGDLRACRDCRALTTWTCSTQHRLLVMDLVLQRRVSKRVRVVQPRILWKNLIEGKVETFKASVLERVEAGMDTITQVDAYQMWNRMASAIRDVAKETLGVAVGTSRGHKSDRESWWISDEVQTKIALKQLRFRELISCRDGTRDDRTRAEERYKEANREAKKAVARAKDKVYEDLYRKLDSKEGANDIYRIAKARERRRRDIDNIKFIKDEAGQTIVKEEEIRKRWEGYFSSLFVGEGPGRQEVPQDLGIGQFRNNNFCRRISQEEVSSTLRKMGRNKAVGPDQIPIEVWRCLGEDGVREKQKGLEMVFLDLEKAYDSVPRKLIWKTLNVRGIPSRYIRAIMDMYDGAKSCVRTPVGNTEYFPIEVGLHQGSALSPFLFALILDELSRGIQENIPWCLIFADDIVLVSESKDELNRRLEQWREALEQNGLRISRQKTEYLRKFKWMIPNKIAIPVFEN; this comes from the exons ATGAAG AACTTATGGCTCCTAAACACAACTCTGGATATAAAAAAatgtttaaaaagaaaaagactagACGCATTTATAAAGTCTCAACATGGGGCTCTAGACAAGTTTGTTGAAAAGAAAACACACGTTTGTTCTGAGGATCAACCTGGTGGTGATAATAATGTTGTTAGTGGTGACTTTGAGGACGTTAATCTTAATCATGAGGGTGTTGATCATGTTAATATTGAAATTGTGAGTGATGGTGACggtgatagtgatagtgataatcATGGTAATAGTGATAATGATCATGATGGCATTGCCGATGGCGACAATAAtgaagatggtggtgatgatgagtgTGATAGTGAGGATTG GTTGCCGGAACTCCCTTGCTCTAACAAG GGTAAGATTAACTCGTCACTTACGCATGGTTACTTGAGGTCATGTCCTATTAGTTTAGGGGCGGGTAGGTCTAGAGGGAGTAGAGATACTCGCGTTAGGATTAGAGTAGGTAGTTGGAATGTAGGAACTTTGACTAGCAAATCCCGTGAACTTGTAGATACGTTACTTAAGAGTAATGTGGACATATTGTGTGTTCAAGAGACCAGATGGAGGGGCGAAGAGGCGGTTGACATTGACGACTACAGGTTGTGGTTCTCGAGTTCTAGAGTAGCTAGAAACGGGGTAGGGATCCTTATAGGACCCCTATATAAGGATAATATTGTGGGTGTGGATAGGTgtagcgataggattatgtcggttagggTAGTTATCCAGGAGGAGACTTACATGGTCATTTGCGCCTACGCACCTCATGCTGGTTTAGGAGATGATGAAAAAAGTCGCTTTTGGGAAGCGTTAGATGAAGTTGTGAGGAGTTGCCCCACTGACCATCGATTGGTTATTGGGGGAGACCTTAATGGTCATATAGGAACGATCTCGGACGGATATACGGGTGTCCATGGGGGCTTTGGGTACGGAGTTCGGAATGAAGGACGCTCTATTCTCGAATTTGCTGTTGCTCACGATCTGGTTGTTGCAAACTCTTTCTTTAGGAAGACGGAAGCACAACTAGCTACTTTCCACAGTGGGGGACATAGTACCCAGATTGACTATTTGCTGCTTCGCAAAGGGGACCTTAGAGCTTGCAGAGATTGTAGAGCCCTGACTACCTGGACTTGTTCCACCCAACACAGATTATTGGTCATGGACTTGGTTCTGCAGAGGCGGGTTAGTAAGAGAGTGAGGGTCGTCCAACCTAGGATCCTTTGGAAGAATCTGATTGAAGGGAAAGTCGAAACTTTTAAAGCGTCGGTGTTGGAAAGAGTAGAGGCAGGAATGGATACCATTACTCAAGTGGACGCATATCAGATGTGGAATAGGATGGCATCTGCTATTAGGGATGTTGCCAAGGAAACCTTAGGTGTGGCAGTAGGGACATCGAGAGGACATAAGTCTGATAGAGAATCATGGTGGATTAGTGATGAGGTTCAAACCAAAATCGCGCTTAAGCAActgaggtttagggagctcatttCATGTCGGGACGGGACACGTGATGATAGAACTAGGGCAGAAGAGAGGTATAAAGAAGCCAACAGAGAAGCTAAGAAGGCCGTTGCCCGTGCAAAAGATAAAGTGTATGAAGACTTGTATAGGAAACTAGACTCTAAAGAAGGAGCAAATGATATTTACAGGATTGCAAAAGCTAGGGAGCGTAGGAGGAGGGATatagataacatcaagtttatcaaggATGAAGCCGGTCAAACCATAGTGAAGGAAGAagaaattaggaaaagatgggaagggtaTTTCTCATCTCTTTTCGTGGGTGAAGGACCTGGGCGCCAAGAGGTTCCGCAGGACTTGGGAATAGGACAATTCCGGAACAACAATTTCTGTAGGAGAATCAGTCAGGAAGAAGTAAGTTCGACACTACGAAAGATGGGTAGAAACAAAGCTGTAGGACCAGACCAGATCCCAATAGAGGTGTGGCGGTGCCTTGGCGAGGATGGTGTCAG ggagaaACAAAAGGGTCTAGAGATGGTCTTCCTAGACTTAGAAAAAGCCTATGATAGCGTACCGCGAAAGCTGATTTGGAAGACACTTAATGTTAGGggtatcccaagtagatatattagaGCTATTATGGATATGTACGATGGGGCGAAGTCCTGTGTCAGGACGCCTGTGGGAAACACAGAGTATTTCCCGATAGAAGTAGGCTTGCACCAGGGATCAGCCCTTAGTCCTTTCCTTTTCGCTTTGATTCTCGACGAGCTGTCTCGAGGAATACAAGAGAACATCCCTTGGTgtctgatttttgccgatgatatcgtGCTTGTATCAGAATCAAAGGATGAGCTTAACAGAAGACTAGAACAATGGAGGGAGGCCTTAGAACAAAATGGGTTACGGATCAGCAGACAAAAGACAGAATATCTTAG gaagtttaagtggaTGATTCCTAATAAGATTGCAATTCCGGTTTTTGAAAATTGa